The Flavobacterium piscisymbiosum genome includes a region encoding these proteins:
- a CDS encoding NUDIX hydrolase: protein MENLQNIRIAVDAIVFGYKNNGLYVLLIEQKFGSADKYWALPGGLVKNDESLSDAVIRELHEETNVQLTFMEQLYTFGDDIHRDSRNRVISVAYYALVDASNLEIKADTDADKVQWYKIDEIPSLAFDHNLIIEKAILRLKAKLTYEPIGFDLLPAEFLFSDLENLYCTILEKEIDRRNFRKKILSYGFLEETEKFSPIKSGRPAKLFRFNKLKYNELIDKGFHFEIKFA from the coding sequence ATGGAAAATTTACAAAATATTAGAATCGCCGTTGATGCCATTGTTTTTGGATATAAAAACAATGGTTTATATGTTCTTTTAATCGAACAAAAATTTGGTTCGGCCGATAAATATTGGGCTTTACCAGGCGGATTAGTAAAAAATGATGAATCTTTGAGTGATGCGGTAATTCGGGAATTACACGAAGAAACCAATGTCCAGCTTACTTTTATGGAGCAGCTGTACACTTTTGGAGATGATATTCACAGAGATTCCAGAAATCGTGTTATTTCGGTTGCGTATTACGCTTTAGTAGATGCTTCGAATCTGGAAATTAAAGCCGATACCGATGCGGATAAAGTACAATGGTACAAAATTGACGAAATCCCTTCTTTGGCATTCGATCATAATTTAATTATTGAGAAAGCCATTTTAAGATTAAAAGCAAAACTGACTTACGAACCAATTGGTTTCGATTTGCTTCCGGCGGAATTTCTGTTTTCAGACCTCGAAAATCTTTATTGTACCATTTTAGAGAAAGAAATCGACCGAAGAAATTTTAGAAAAAAAATCCTTAGTTATGGATTTTTAGAAGAAACAGAAAAATTTTCACCCATAAAAAGTGGTCGTCCGGCAAAATTATTTCGATTTAATAAATTGAAATACAATGAATTAATAGATAAAGGCTTTCACTTCGAAATAAAGTTTGCGTAA
- a CDS encoding LysR family transcriptional regulator, with product MVNLEWYRTFKAVYKNGNFSIAAKELFMSQPAVSQQISMLEAHVGNKLFNRKSKGVEPTEYAKLLNNLIIDALDRLENVENTFRAKAEDANRLISVGISKDLFNCIGNLLISKFDLIDFTFADNDALFALVDAKKLDFAITTKRFDTFDTIYEIVGKIKLIMVAPVNLDATEFRQKLKADNFTDLELWLNEQKWYSHDARIPHIKLFWLHAFNKKRPSMVPNYIIPSESEMLRMLVDNEGVAITWNCNARKYIKENKLQLLWNSFHVPEEYVYLLTAKNNNLNSFFDIISKELKLFFGNRL from the coding sequence ATGGTAAATCTCGAATGGTACAGAACATTTAAAGCGGTTTATAAAAACGGAAATTTTTCTATCGCTGCAAAAGAGTTGTTTATGAGTCAGCCTGCAGTTAGCCAGCAAATCTCAATGCTGGAAGCTCATGTGGGTAATAAATTGTTTAACCGAAAGTCAAAGGGCGTAGAACCAACGGAATACGCTAAGTTACTGAATAATTTAATCATTGATGCGCTCGATCGCCTTGAAAATGTAGAGAATACTTTTAGGGCAAAGGCTGAGGACGCAAACAGATTAATATCGGTAGGTATTTCGAAAGATCTTTTTAATTGTATTGGCAATTTGTTAATCTCTAAATTTGATTTAATCGATTTTACCTTTGCAGATAATGATGCGCTATTTGCGCTTGTCGATGCCAAAAAACTTGATTTTGCCATCACCACAAAACGTTTTGATACGTTTGACACTATTTATGAAATCGTCGGAAAAATTAAGCTGATTATGGTGGCGCCAGTAAATTTGGATGCAACAGAATTTCGTCAGAAATTAAAAGCAGACAATTTTACAGACTTAGAGCTATGGCTTAACGAACAAAAATGGTACAGTCACGATGCCAGAATTCCGCATATAAAATTATTCTGGCTGCACGCTTTTAATAAAAAACGCCCATCGATGGTGCCTAATTATATTATTCCGTCAGAATCTGAAATGCTTAGAATGTTGGTAGATAATGAAGGAGTAGCCATAACGTGGAATTGTAATGCGAGAAAATATATCAAAGAAAATAAACTGCAATTATTGTGGAATAGTTTTCACGTGCCGGAAGAATACGTTTATTTATTAACGGCTAAAAACAATAATCTGAATTCTTTTTTTGATATTATTTCTAAAGAATTGAAGTTGTTTTTTGGTAATAGATTATAA
- a CDS encoding type 1 glutamine amidotransferase domain-containing protein, with protein MKKIALLTIITLTAFSSTAIAQKTNKKSMKKVLFVVTSNDKLGNTGEKTGFWSEELAAPYYELLDQGVEITIATPLGGQPPIDPKSADPASATEDTKRFDADKTLQEKLKHTLKLSTINQKDYDAVFYPGGHGPLWDLVEDKNSIALIESFYTHKKPVAFVCHAPAVLKNVKVNGEFLVKGKKVTGFTNEEEEAVGLTKVVPFLLEDALTQNGGKFSKGPNWAPYAVEDGLLITGQNPASSKLVAGKLLEKLK; from the coding sequence ATGAAAAAAATAGCATTACTTACGATTATAACCTTAACAGCTTTTAGCTCAACCGCTATAGCTCAAAAAACAAATAAAAAAAGTATGAAAAAAGTATTATTTGTTGTAACCAGTAACGATAAACTGGGCAATACAGGAGAAAAAACTGGATTTTGGTCAGAAGAACTTGCTGCACCTTATTATGAATTATTAGATCAGGGAGTAGAAATTACAATTGCAACTCCGCTTGGAGGTCAGCCACCAATTGACCCAAAAAGCGCCGATCCTGCATCTGCAACTGAAGACACAAAACGTTTTGATGCCGATAAAACATTACAGGAAAAATTAAAACACACGCTTAAACTTTCGACTATTAATCAAAAAGATTATGATGCTGTTTTTTATCCTGGAGGTCACGGACCACTTTGGGATTTAGTCGAAGATAAAAACTCAATTGCTTTAATCGAATCTTTTTATACGCACAAAAAACCAGTAGCTTTTGTTTGTCACGCTCCGGCAGTTTTGAAAAACGTAAAAGTAAACGGTGAATTTTTAGTAAAAGGCAAAAAAGTAACCGGTTTTACCAATGAAGAGGAAGAAGCAGTTGGATTAACCAAAGTTGTTCCGTTTTTATTAGAAGATGCTTTAACCCAAAACGGCGGTAAATTCTCAAAAGGACCAAACTGGGCACCATATGCTGTAGAAGATGGTCTTTTGATTACAGGACAAAACCCGGCATCATCTAAATTGGTAGCTGGTAAATTATTGGAGAAATTAAAGTAA
- the prs gene encoding ribose-phosphate diphosphokinase, with protein MILNLDPKFTPILNQEEIKFQSFTFSGGEPHIKINPDFDHTEKVTITHRLNSFNDLGLLCITVDALRRMDVKVIDLFIPYFPAARQDRVMIKGEPLSVKVYADIINGLQLNKVFVFDAHSEVTPALVNNCEVIPNHTFIQQVLKVIGENVKLISPDGGALKKIYKVSEFLGGVDVVECSKSRDVKTGKLSGFKVYEDDLNGMDCLIVDDICDGGGTFVGLAEELKNKNAGKLYLAVSHGIFNKGFEVLDCFDKIFTTNSFKDFDDEKVEVVKLEL; from the coding sequence ATGATACTTAACCTAGACCCAAAATTCACTCCGATACTTAATCAGGAAGAAATCAAATTTCAAAGTTTTACATTTTCTGGCGGAGAACCACACATTAAAATCAATCCAGATTTTGATCACACTGAAAAAGTAACCATCACACATAGATTAAATTCATTCAACGATTTGGGTTTATTGTGTATCACGGTAGATGCTTTACGCAGAATGGATGTTAAAGTAATCGATTTGTTTATTCCGTATTTTCCGGCGGCAAGACAAGATCGTGTCATGATAAAAGGAGAACCGCTTTCTGTAAAAGTATATGCAGATATCATCAACGGACTTCAGCTAAACAAAGTTTTTGTTTTTGATGCGCATTCTGAAGTTACTCCGGCATTGGTAAACAATTGCGAAGTGATTCCGAACCATACTTTTATTCAACAAGTTTTAAAAGTAATTGGCGAAAACGTAAAATTGATTTCTCCGGATGGTGGCGCTCTTAAAAAGATCTACAAAGTTTCTGAATTTTTAGGTGGAGTTGATGTAGTAGAATGCAGTAAAAGCCGCGATGTAAAAACCGGAAAATTATCTGGTTTCAAAGTATACGAAGACGATCTAAACGGCATGGATTGTTTAATTGTAGATGACATTTGCGACGGCGGCGGAACTTTTGTTGGCTTAGCCGAAGAATTAAAAAACAAAAATGCCGGAAAATTATACTTAGCCGTAAGCCACGGAATCTTTAATAAAGGTTTTGAAGTTTTAGATTGTTTCGACAAAATATTTACAACGAACTCTTTTAAAGATTTTGATGATGAAAAGGTTGAGGTTGTAAAATTAGAATTATGA
- a CDS encoding TIGR02452 family protein, whose amino-acid sequence MNKNYRVEIANKTLEIVKNGFYEYKGKKVVIEKELKESIQNTFTIAPNDWDAILKTPISNTFETEIVTKNCSTIEAIVEEKNGKICVLNFASAKNPGGGFLGGASAQEESLARSSNLYETQIKDKAMYDFNRNQSSFLYSDYMIYSPNVLFWNDDNGDYFEKPFVADVITAPAPNKGAMLQHNRKEEIAETEKVLKNRMDKVLAIALQQKSETLILGAWGCGVFRNEPKDVAQLFKKIIAEKYAGAFKKIVFAVFDNSEKKLNFKQFEEILN is encoded by the coding sequence ATGAATAAAAATTACAGAGTCGAAATAGCCAATAAAACCTTAGAAATCGTAAAAAATGGTTTTTATGAATATAAAGGAAAAAAGGTAGTTATAGAAAAAGAACTCAAAGAATCGATACAAAATACGTTTACAATTGCGCCAAACGATTGGGATGCAATCCTGAAAACACCAATTTCTAATACGTTTGAAACAGAAATTGTCACCAAAAACTGTTCTACAATTGAAGCAATCGTTGAAGAGAAAAACGGTAAAATCTGTGTTCTGAATTTTGCTTCTGCAAAAAATCCGGGCGGTGGATTTTTAGGAGGCGCTTCGGCTCAGGAAGAAAGTCTGGCAAGATCTTCAAACCTGTATGAAACGCAGATCAAAGACAAAGCGATGTACGATTTTAATAGAAATCAATCTTCGTTTTTATATTCAGATTACATGATTTATAGTCCGAATGTTTTGTTTTGGAATGATGATAATGGAGATTATTTTGAAAAACCATTTGTCGCAGACGTAATTACAGCACCTGCACCAAACAAAGGCGCGATGCTGCAGCATAACCGAAAAGAAGAAATTGCTGAAACAGAAAAGGTCTTAAAAAACAGAATGGATAAAGTTTTGGCAATTGCTTTACAACAAAAAAGCGAAACATTGATTTTGGGAGCTTGGGGCTGCGGTGTTTTTAGAAATGAACCCAAAGATGTAGCACAATTATTCAAAAAAATTATTGCTGAAAAATATGCAGGTGCTTTCAAAAAAATAGTTTTTGCGGTATTTGACAATTCCGAAAAAAAATTAAATTTCAAACAATTTGAAGAAATATTAAATTAA